The Anaerolineae bacterium genome includes the window CCGGCTCACGCTATGCAGGATGTCAATGGCTGGATAGTGGTTCTCCGCCGCCAATGATCGGCTTAGCACGATATGGCCGTCCAGAATGCTACGCACGGTGTCTGCAATGGGCTCGTTCATGTCGTCAGACTCCACCAGAACTGTGTAAAAACTGGTGATCGTCCCCATCTCTCCAGCGCCGGTTCGCTCCATTAACTTGGGCAACAGCGCGAAGACAGAAGGCGGGTAAGCCTTCATCGCCGGCGGCTCTCCGATGGCCAGTCCCACCTCCCGCTGGGCCATCGCAAAGCGCGTCACCGAGTCCATCAGGAATGTCACATCCATCCCCTGATCCCGAAAATACTCAGCGATGGCTGTCGCTGTCCAGGCCCCCTTGATGCGGATCAATGGAGGATGATCGGACGTGGAGACGACGACGACGGAGCGCGCTAGCCCCTCTGGCCCCAAATTCGTCTCGATGAACTCTCGCACCTCACGCCCGCGCTCGCCGATAAGGGCGATCACGTTGACATCAGAGCTGGCATGACGGGCGATCATGCCCAGCAAAGTGCTCTTACCCACGCCGCTGCCGGCGAAAATCCCCACTCGTTGTCCCTTCCCGCAAGTCAGCAGGCCGTCAATAGCGCGAATTCCCGTCGCCAAAGGCTGAGAGATGGGGCGACGCCGAAGCGGATGCGGTGTGGCAGCAGACAGTGGTGAGCGACGTTCACCCACCAACGGCCCCTTGCCGTCTAATGGCCGTCCCAGGCCGTCCAATACACGGCCCAAAACCTGTGGGCCAATAGACACCGCAAAGGACGCGCCACTGGCGATGACTGGGCTGCCAGGCTGGATGCCTTCCATCTCGCCCAAAGGCATTAACAACGTGCGATCTGATTTGAATCCCACCACCTCGGCAGCGATCGGCTCATCCCGGGCAGCCGAATGGACGTAGCACAGTTCACCGATCTGGGAGTTCAACCCCTCCGCCTCGATGGTGAGCCCAATCACCTGGACCACCCGTCCCTGACAGCGCAGCAGGGTCAGGCCTGACAGCACATCATGGTACTTGCGCAGGTCTATCATCAAACTCATCGAGCAACCCTTGTATCGAAGGAACTTCCCGGTCACCCAGCAGTGCTTTTTGAACGAGGTCCAACTGTGTCTCAAGGCGGGCATCCACGGTGGCTGCCCCGCTCTCCAAGATGCACCCGCCGGGGGCTATGCGCTCATCTGGCACTAACTCCCACTCCACGCCGCCTGGGTCATCTTGCGCCTTCCACCGCTCAGACAGACGTTGGGCGTCCCGAGGGCTCAAGCGGATCCGGTAAGGTCCGCGCTGGCCAAGCTGACGCACTGCCCGCTGCACCATATGGATGATCACCTGCTCATTATGAGCGGCCTCTTCACCGATGACCTTTCGAGCGATGGCCAGGGCCAGCGCTACGACCTCACCTTCCAGGCTTTCCAACATCTGCCGGCGAGCTTGAGCTAGTGCCTGCGCAATGGATCGGACATGTGCCACTTCCTGGTCCAAGGCATGGCGAGCGAGCTCTAGCCCTTGGTCGTACCCCCTGCGATAGCCAGCCTCATATCCCTCGGCTTCGGCCTGCTTAGCCAGGGCTTCAGCACGCTGATGGGCTTGCCGCAGTACCTGGTCTACCTCGGCTAACCGGGCTACCCACTCATCGGCCAACTGCTGGTCACCCGTCCGCAGCTCTTGCTCTGCCTGTCCCTCTGTCCCATCCGCCGGCGTCAGCCGCACTTCCGTTTCCATCTCCGGGAAGAAGGGGCGGAATGGTGGAGGCTTACCTACTTCATCCGTATCACTTGGGAGCAACAGCGACACGAACAGAGGCGGATCGGCTGTCCTTCGGCGAGCGCTAGACAAGGATATCCTCCTGGCCACCACGGGCCACCACAATTTCCTCGGCTTCCTCCAACCGTCTTACCACACTGACGATCCGCTGCTGAGCTTCTTCCACGTTGCGCAAACGTACAGGCCCCATGACGGCCAAGTCCTCCATGAGAAGTTGGGCAGCACGCTTGGAGAGGTTGCGGAAAATGAGTTGTCGAATCTCATCGCTGGCCCCGCGCAGCGCCATCAACAGGTCTTTCTGGTTCACCTCTTGTAGTACCCGCTGCACCGAGCGATCGTCCAGTAGGCGGAGATCCTCGAAGACGAATAACTTAGCTTGGATTTGCTCGTGCAGTTGAGGATCTGACTTAGCCAGCGATTCCATGATTTGCTTCTCCGTGCTGCGATCTACCTGATTCAACACCTTGGCTAGGAACTCCAGCCCACCGGCCGTGGAGGCGCTCTCAGCGCGTAGAAGCACGGTCGCCAACTTCTTTTGCAGCCCTTGATCCACCCGCCGCAGCACCTCTGGCGATGTACGATCCATTACGGCGATTCGGATGCACACATCAGTCTGAAGAGCGGGATCCAGATTGGCCAGGATCTTGGCCGACTGCGCCGGCCGCAAGTGAGAGAGGACCAGCGCGATGGTCTGCGGGTGTTCGTCCTTCAGGAAGTTTGCGATCTGCACTGCGTCGGCATCAGATAGGAAGCTGAAAAGCCCATCGCGTCGCTCCATACGGAGGCGTTCGATGAATTCTTCGGCCTTTTGCCGGCCCATGGCGCGCTCTAGCAGCGCGCGCACATAGGTCAATCCTCCGGATTCCGGTAGCTTGGCCATCTGAGCCTGAGCAAACGCCTCCTTCAACACATGGCTTCTAGCCTCTGAGGTGATGTTCTGCGTGTTAAGAATCGCCATGGTGAGGCGTTCGACGTCGCTCTCCTGAAGCCGTTTCAGAATCGCAGCCGAGAGCTCGGTTCCCAAGCTGATCAACAGGATCGCGGCTTTGGTGAGTCCGCTCAGCCCAGAAGCGTTACGCGCTTGTGCCTCTAACCTTCCCGCAGCCATTTTTCGATGACCTCTACGATCGTGTCGGGATCCTCACGAGCCAGCATCATCATATGCCGCAAGTAGCGGGCTTCCTCGTTTTGAGCCGTGGACAGGGCCGAGAGCTCCACCTCATCGGTTACCTCCTCTGTCGCGCGCTGGGCTGTCGGCGGCCCTGCTAGCGTAGGGCCCGGCGCCAAGGCAGAGACCGCCTGAGAAGGAGCTAGCTGTCCTTGAGCGGCCTCCAACGCCGCGATGGGCACAGCCGTCTGACCGGCTGATAACACAGTCATATACGGGTGCAAACGGCGAACAGAAAGGTCGCGGAAGAGGCCGCGCACGAAGAGCAGAAGCAACGCCAATCCAATAATAGACGCCAGAGCTTTCACGCCTGCAATGAGCAGCTCCTCCCGCTGAGCGGCCTGGAAGGCCTTTTGTTGCGCCGTGTAAAAGCTTCGGTCAAATGCTGTGACGGCCAAAGCGATAGTATCGCCGCGGGAAGAGTCAAGTCCCACCGCAGCGGCTACCATCTGCTCAATGCTCCGACGCTGCTCAGCCGGCACGCTTTGATCCAGCAACACAGCTACCGACATCCGTTTGATGCTGCCAGGCGCCTTGACTAGGTTCTGGACCGTCTTGGACACCTCGTAATTGTAGAGGGTCTCACGTCGCACATATCCGCCTTCAGCCGTGGCGGTGATCACACCAGGATAGCTAGGAATCTGGGGGGAGTTGGCATCCAAGCCGACCACACCTCCTGCCAGGGCTCCCGGCCGTCCCTGATATTCCTCTATCACTCGCGAGCTGCGCAATACGCCCGAGGCTGGCCCACCCTGCGAGTAGGTTTCGCTGCTAGTCTCCAGGCGATCCCAATCCATTGTGACGCTAACCTGGACGGCGGCCTTGTCTGGTCCCAGGGTCTTGTCTAACAAGCTCTGAAGCCGGTTTTGCATTTCCGCCTCGTACATGCGCTGAATCTCGATCTGAGTGGCGCTCACCCGCTCAATCCCAGCCCCTTCGGTCTCCTCCGCTTGGCTCCATAGGACCTCACCCTCCACATCCACGACGGTAATGTTCTTGGGCTTCAGCCCCTCGACGCTGCTGGCCACCAAGTGGGTGATGGCCTCGATTTGCCCCCGGTCCAGACGGCGCCCGGGTTTGAGCTGAACCAGGACGGATGCACTAGGTTCTTTCTGTTCTTCGAGGAACAGGCTGGGCTCAGGGATGACGAGATGAACGCGGGCCGTCTGTAGTGGCTCCAGGCTGGCGATGGTGCGGGCCAGCTCTCCTTCCAGAGCGCGTTGGTAGTTCACGCGCTGTAGGAAATCGGTCATACCCAAGGTGCCGAGCTGCCCACTATCGAAGATCTCGAAGCCGACCGTGCCACCCTTGGGCAGTCCCTGTCGTGCCATCTCCAGCCGCACCTCGTACACCTGGCTGGCAGGGACGCGGATCACGCTTCCATTCCCCTCAATCCGATATGGCACGTTGCTCTTCTTCAGCGCCTCTACCACCGCGGCCGCATCCTGTTCGCTCAGTCCGCTAAAAGCTACAGCGTACTCCGGCGTCTGGGCTAAAATAGTCAGATAGAACAGCAGCGCTAGGCCTCCGATGCCAATTCCGACAGCGGCGATCTGTTGCCAGCGCGCCAAGCTTTGCCACCAGTCCTGAACCCGCTGCCTCAGCACACCCATGTCCATCCGAACCCGCTACACCTGCATCCGCATGATCTCTTGATACGCCTCGACCAGCTTGTTTCGCACTTGGAGAGCTAGCTGAAATCCTAAGTTCGCCTTTTCGATGGCGATCATGACGTCGTGTAGATCCACCGGCTTACCGGCCACAAGATCGGTGGCAGCCTGGTTGGCCTCCACCTGCAGCCGGTTTAACTCTTCCAGCGCGTCGCGAATCAGGGCACCAAACGAGGGACCTGCCGAAGAGCGAAGCATCGAGTTTGCTGTCCTCTCAGCGGAGGATGGAAGGCTCTGTTGAATCTGAGAAATCAGGTCTATCGCCATCGCCTACTCCCTACCGTCCGATATCAAGCGCTCGGAGAGCCATCTGCTTAGCGGTCTGAGCAGCTATCAGATTCGCCTCATAAGCCCGCGCAGCCGACATCATGTCCACCATTTCAGTGACGATATCCACATTTGGATACGTAACGTATCCTTCGGCGTCCGCGTCAGGATGATTCGGGTTATAGACCCGCATGCCGGGCCGCGGGTCTTCCACGATGGCTGCCACTCGCACACCCATCTGATCGGGCAACGGGCGGTTGACCTCTTGAGCGCGCCCCAGCACCCTATGGGCCTCTAACGGGACGAAAACAGCCACACGTCGGCGGTAAGGCTTCCCGTTGACCGCGCGCGTCGTCTGCTGATTGGCGATATTGTTGGCGATCACATCCATGCGCAACCGCTCGGCCGTAAGCGCCGAAGCGCTGATCCGTAAGGCGGTAAAGGCCCCCATTTCCATCACTCCTCCGAATTTAAATCTCTGCTTGCAGGATCGCCACTAACGGGCTTACCTTGCCATCAACTCGAAACAGGGCTTGAGACTCCCAAGCAGGATCATGCCCTCCGCCCAGAGCATTGGCAATCACCCAATAGGTATAAGCCAGGTAGTATGGCTCTCGATGCCGCATGTAGCGATAGGCATCGGCCAGGATGCGGACCTGCTCCTCCTCGCTAAGGTGAGGACCGCAGTAGACACCCCCTTCCGTTCCGATCTGGGGCAGGCTCCGTCCCAGTTCCTGGCGCAGGATCTCGTCATATCGGCGAACTCGTAGGTAATCGACGCCGTAGTTGTGGACGCTTAGCCAGGCCCGGTTGAGCGCGTCCGTGGCGCCGCGCGCCTTGATCTGCCGCAAGGCCTCTTGCAGGAAGGTGAGATCATCTACATCCCCCTGCGGGCTGAGTGCGCCAAACCCAGGCAAGCCCCCATTGGCTGCCACGATCCGGGCGGCCGGCAGCCAGAGGTCGAGATAACGCTTTACATCTGGCATGCGGCCGCCGTTCTCCACCCGTAAGTTCGGCTCGTTGTAGAGCTGGAAGTAGTGCACGCCTAGGCTGCGATAATGGCGTACCAACGCAGCTAGGTCTCCCTCGATAGGAGCTCCCGCATCGGTGTAGATGCGCATCACGGGCATGATGCCGGCCTCGACCAACCGCTTCACGAGGTAATCGTTGGCCCCAATCTCAGTCCCCCGATTTAGAAATGTGACCCAACGAACGCCCATGCGCTGTGCCTCAGCCACAAAACGGTCCACTACTGCGGGGCTAGAGCTTGTGGTCGGGATCCAGTGTAGGCCGCGCCCGTTATTCCCGGCTGGCTGAGGATACTCAGATAAGGCCAACGGGCGGTCTGGGTTCATTGGGACAAGCGCTGGATCGTTCATCACAACTGAGGATGCGGGCCCAGAAGCAAGGGATGACGCAGTTAGCCGCGAAGGCGGCTGGCCCATCACCCCTGCGGCTTCTAGCCGCATCGATTCTGGCTGTTGGACAGTCTGGTAGACGGCCTGGATCGGCCGTCGAGCTAAGCCCAATACGAATGCGGGGATCGTTCCCTTGGCCTCATCGGCCAGATAGCGTAAGCTTTGCCAGCGGTTAGGGACGCCGGGGGGCCGTTCTGCGACCATAGGATGCAGCGATTCACCGCCAGCCTGGGCTAACGCGTCAGCAAACGATGAGCTGCTAGACAAGCGAGAAGACGTCGCTTGAGAGGGTTCGTCTATAGCTAAAGGGCGGACCGCTTGCACGACCTGAAAAGACGTCAAGGAAGCCATACGATAATCCCTCTGCCAACCTCCGGCGTAACTATATCTCGAGGGCTCGCTGAGATGAGTAAAAGTGAGATAAGGGATTTGTAAAGATTCCGCAAAATCGAAGCCCGTAGCTGTTCCTCCTCAGCCAAGCTGGTAAAGTGAGGTTTTTGGATAGATGCTCTTTATCACCCCCTTTGTTGCAATAACTTCAAAACAACTAGAGGAAAAGGCTGAGAGCTTACTGACAGACTGCTCCCAAAGCTTTATGGTTCTCCCTGACTTGACATGTCCCGAAAACTCGAGGACGCGATGGCCGATCAAATTCATATCGCTGACCTCCTCCTCAGAACGGTGATCGGGATTAACGCTGAGGAACGGCGAGAACGGCAAGATGTGTTAATCAATATCGTCTTGTATACAGACACCCGAAGAGCTGGCGAGACTGACGACATCAACGACGCGGTGAACTATCGCACATTGACCAAGCAGGTGATCCACCTGGTGGAAAACTCACAGTTTTATCTGATTGAGAGATTAGCTGCTGAAATCGCTGCGCTTTGCCTGGAGGATCCCCGCGTGGAACGAGCTCGCGTGACAGTGGAGAAGCCCGGCGCTCTGCGCTTCGCCCGCTCTGTCGGCGTGACCATTGAACGAGATCGTCATCAACGGCTGCCCTAGAAGGACGACTGTGAATCTGGTTTACCTGCTACTGGGCTCTAACATCGAGCCGGAACGAAATCTACCAGCCGCTGTGGCTCACCTGAGCCGATTCGGATGTGTGCGGGCAACCTCGGCTGTCTGGCAAACTGCCCCTATCGGGCGGGCTGATCAGCCCGATTATCTTAACGCGGTCGTACTGCTGGAGACCCCGTTATCGGCACAGGAATTGCGAGAGACAGCGATCGCTTTTGTCGAGGCTGCCTTGGGACGCGTACGAACGGCCGATAAGGATGCGCCGCGGACCATAGACGTGGACATCCTGTTATTTAACCGGGAGATCCTATCGCTGGGCCAGCGTCGCATTCCCAGCCCTGAGATCCTGGAGAGGCCCTTTGTGGCGATTCTCCTGGCCGAGATCGCCCCTGGATATATCCATCCCGAAACCGGTCAAACGTTGCAGCAGATCGCAGATCGCTTCCCCAGCGAGGCGGCCAAGATGCGTAAACGGGAGGACGTTCCATTGCTGCCACCACAGGCAATGCCTACAGCCATGAAGAGGGAGAAGCGATGACCCATCACGTGCAGGTAACTCCCGATGAGGAATGGCTGAAGGCAACCTCCATAGAAGATAGCAATACGGAAAATAGACGCCAAGCTGAGATCCGGGCTGCTGTGCGTAAGCTCCTTTGCGCCATTGGGGAAGATCCCGATCGAGAGGGCCTGGTGAACACGCCCGATCGAGTCGCCCGTATGTATGAGGAGCTGTTAGTGGGATACCACACCGATCCAGTGAAGCTCGTCAACGGGGCGCTGTTCCATGTGAACTACGACGAGATGGTGGTAGTCAGGGATATCGAGTTTTACAGCCTGTGCGAGCATCACCTATTGCCCTTCTTCGGCTATGCCCACGTTGCCTATATTCCCAACGGTACGGTCATCGGACTGAGCAAAATCCCGCGGATCGTTGACATGTTCGCCCGAAGGTTGCAAGTTCAGGAACGAATGACCCAGCAGATCGCCGACTTTATTCAGGAGATACTTCAGCCGCAGGGGGTAGCTGTGATCATTGAAGGGGCACACATGTGTAGCATGATGCGTGGTGTGAAGAAATCCCAGGCCACTATGACCACCAGTGCTATGCTCGGCGTGTTTCGCGATAACCCAAGGGCTCGCGCGGAGTTCCTAGAACACATTAGCCGTCGTCAGCTCAATGGCTAAAGGGAAGTATGGGCTCTCGGCCTGCTATCTTGACCTGTGTCAGAACTTGCCTCTTTACACTTCTACTGTAAACGTAAGCCCTCCCTCTGGTACGAACTGCCGTAAATACTGAGCTGACTCTTTTAGCTCGCGCAACAGGCGCTCCTCGGTCACGGTGGAGCCCGGGATCACCTCCAGGATTAGGAAGTGCTGCTGGACCGGCGGAACGATCCCGTAGAGCCTGTTCTCTTTCCAGTGGCGATGCCCCCATTCGATGGCTTCGAGCACCTTCTGCATGTCAATATGGCCTTGCTGGTTGCGTTCCGCCGTGAACGGCCAGTGATAGCTGCCATCTGGAGTGGTCTGCTGAAGGTGAACTACCTCGCTCACAGGGGCTAAAGCGCGCAGCCAAGCTACATAGTCTAGGTCATCACCGGTGGCACCATAGTGCATTCCCGCTTGATGCCCGACGTCAATGGTTAGATACAACGGCACACGCGGCGCATCTTTCAACGCGCCGTTGACGGCCACCAGATACTCAAAGGCCTGCTCAATCGTCCATGGCGTCTCGCTGGGAATGTACATCTGCTCGTTATAGAGCGCAGTCAGCCCTTTTTGCGCAGCCACCTCACACAGCTCGCGGAAGGTATCGTATAGACGGCACATCGCCTCCCTTGTCCGCTCGGGATCAGCTAGCACCTCGACAGAGAGGGCATCCCAATGGCCGCCCAGACGCGTGGCTCCCAGCGCCAATGTGATGTCCATTGCCTGCACGATCCACTCCCGCATGCGGGCACGCACCGAGGGGTCACTATGCGACAGACCATGAAAGCGGTGGGTGGCCATCCCTGTGTAGTAATCGCTGATGACCACGCCGTATTTTTCTCCAGCGCGACGGGCCGCTTCGGCGGCGCGTAGCTGATAGGAGCGATCGCCGCTAAAGAACGGGTCAATGACATCGCCGCAGAATTCTAAATATGGATAGCCGAGCTCCGCTGTCAGCCGCATCCAGTTCTCTGGCTCTTCCCATCGACGGGTGGTGAAAGCGGCGTTGAGGCCGATATCGAGTTTAACGGTGCGTGTCATGGAAGCGAACTCCTATAACGACAAAGTGAGAATCGGACGGATGTCGAAGGAACTCCTTGGCTTACTTGGCTTTCATTGCCCGCCTACGCGACACCGTATGTCGCTCCATGTCTATGACCAGACGAAAGTCCTGTAACACGTGCGTCCCAACAATCGGTTCGCTGCCTGGAGGCCCAATGATCACGTTACCAGCAATGGTCTCTCCGCCAAAATCGAACAGACAGAAACCGTAAGGGAACTCCTTAATACTGCCATCTGCTAGCTCCAGAGCGAGGGTGCCTATAGGTTGGATACCCAACCTATCAGCGATCTCCTTAGGAATCCAAGCCCTCGTGGCTCCAGTGTCTACTAGAAAGGCGATCTCTTGCTGCCGCTCACGATCATGGATGTTGGCGACTGTGAGTTCCAGGTAGATCTCACCCATAGCTGTGCCTCACTTTAATCCCAGCATTCGGCGTCGCAGCGCCTCGTCTGGGCGGGTGTGAATGCGGGTTACCTGCTGTTCGGTGAGAAAACGCGGTCCACCCAATGCATACGTCCCCAGCAACACGCGCGCCACCTTCACAGCCATGGCGGTGATGTTGAGCACCTCTTGTGGACTGCTCCCCAGCGCGATCAGCCCATGGTTTTGCATGAGGATCACCTTAGGCGGTTGTCCCCACTCCTCCATATAGGCCTGGATCTTCTCCCGTACACAGCGGGCTAGCGGCACTCCAGGATCAGTATATGGTACAAAGACCGGCGCCGGCCCGCACACGACGATCTCGTCCGGAAAGAGCCGTCCCGCGTACGCCGACTCCGCTGCCTGCGAGCAGAGCACTGCGTTGACGGCGGTCGGGTGTGTATGGCCCACCCACGTCGCTCCCCCCGCGGTCAGGGCGAGCGCGTGCAACACCGTCTCTACGGAGGGATGTCGCGTTGCCGTGGGATCTACCTTGGCGGCGACCAGCCCGGCCTTGACGCTAGCATCAGAGATGTCTTCCGCATCCAGCAGTGCCAAAGCCCGTTGTAGGGAGACCTCCACCAACCCATTTTCATCTAGTGTGCGCAGTTCAGCACCGCTGGCCTTGACCAGGAAAGTCTCATCATCTATACGAGCCGAAACGTTCCCCTCGCCCAGAATGGCGTAATCCAATTCGGGCCGACCTAACTCGTGGGACATCCAGATAAGCTGAGCTAGAATGTCTTGTTTGGTTTGCTTGATCATCATCTCCGGCAAACCCGTCTGTCCTCAGAGACCGGCTATCAGCCATCAACCACCGACAAACCGGCCGTTGACGGCTAACAGCGGAATCCTCTTCACGCCCCCGGATAGCCGCTGGCTGATCCTGAGCCTTGCCCTCGCTCCTGCGCGATCTTCTGCTCATATTGCGAGGCGCGATGCGCCGCAATGGGATCTGGCTCTAGCCCCATCTCCACCCGCACCTGAGCCAGCAGTGGGCGCACATCCGTCTCATAGGCCTGCATCAGCACCTCATGCGCGCCCAGCACATCTCCGGCCATCTGCGCTTGGGCCAGCGCCTGCCGATCCACCAGCAACGCCTTAGCATAGGCTGTCTGCACGTTGACCACCGACAGGATCATCGCCTCAAGCTTAGACTCGATGTTGTGGGATTGGTCGATCATGTAGGCGACGTTGCGAGCGCATGCGGCTACGGCCGGATCAGAGTCCTGCGCAGCCGCGACCAGCTCGTTGAAGATCAGAAATAACTCGAAGGGATTGATCGTGCCTACGATCAAATCATCATCTGCGTACTTGCGAGCGTTGAAATGGAAGCCGCCCAGCCTAGCCTCGTCCAGCAACAGCGCGACGATGTGTTCGATGTTGGTGCCGGGGGCATGATGGCCGGTGTCTACCAACACTTGGGCCTGCGGGCCGAGCTTGAGCGCCATCATGTAGGCAGTGCCCCAATCGGCCAGATCGGTGTGGTAAAAAGCCGGCTCGAAGAACTTGTACTCGATGAGCATGCGCATGTTGCTGGGCAGCGCTGCGTACACCTCAGCCAACGCCTCCTCCATGCGATCCTTACGGGCCCGGATAGAGTCCTGGCCGGGATAGTTGGTGCCGTCAGCAAACCACAGGCTGAGGACGGTGGAGCCAACCTTTTTACCGATCTCAATGCATTCCAGGATGTGCTCGATGGCCTGCCTGCGCACCTCGCGGTCCGGGTTGCAGATCGAGCCGAGCTTATAAGCATTATCCTGGAAGACGTTAGGGTTCACAGCCCCGATCCTGACCCCTAGCGAATGAGCATACGCCGTGACCTCCTCCCAGTCGTCCACCTTGTCCCAGGGAATGTGGATGGCCACGGTAGGACAGATGCCGGTCAGCCGGTGGACGTGGGCAGCGTCGGCCAGCTTCTCCCGTAGATTGCGGGCTGCACCTGGCCAGGCGAAGACCTTGAAACGCGTGCCAGAATCGCCGTATCCCCATGAGGGGGTCTCAACGCGTTGGGCTTTGAGAGCAGTTTTCACCGCTTCTACGTCTACGCCGCGATCGGTGAGTTGCTGAGCTAGAAAGGGATATGCCTTGAGCGAATCGGTGGACATGCGTTTGCCTCCCTTCAGGGCAAATGGTGAATTCGCCTATCATTACACTGCAAGGAAAATATCGCCCTTATCAGTTTCCATAGATTATAGCGGTGGTGCAAATGCCCGTCAAGGAGGTTTCTCAATCGGTTCAGGGGAGCACCAGACATGGGCGCGGGCGCTCTGGAGGCTTCCTGCCAGGGGCAGTGATCCCTAGTCTCCCAACTGCTTCAACGCCCAAGATGATTCATGAATGAAATGATGCTAAAAGTTCAAGCATTGAAATGAGATTGCAAACGCCGCCTATTTCCACTCGAAAATGACTTTGCCCGTTTTTGCTGTGTCCGCCAAGCGGAAGGCCTCTGGCGCTTCCTCAATAGTGAAGCGATGTGTGACCATCGCTTCCAGGGGAATGTGATGGCGAATTAGGAACGCCGCCAGATCCCAGTACATGTCAATGGGTGAGACGAAAGAGCCCATCAGGGTGAGCTGCTTCCCGATGATCTCGGTGAGGTTGACGGTCTTTTCTTGCGCGCCCACCCCGACGAACACGGCCTTTCCCCCTTTGCAGAGGGCGTTGACAAGGTTCTGGTGAGCAGCAGCGGCCCCAGATGTCTCCAAGGCCATGTTCGGGCCTTCGCCATCGGTAAGCGCCCGGAGGCGGGAGACGACGTCCTCCTGGACGCCGTGGATGACCTCATCTGCCCCCAACCGACGCGCGAGCTCGAGACGCTCTTCGACCACAT containing:
- a CDS encoding sugar phosphate isomerase/epimerase; the protein is MTRTVKLDIGLNAAFTTRRWEEPENWMRLTAELGYPYLEFCGDVIDPFFSGDRSYQLRAAEAARRAGEKYGVVISDYYTGMATHRFHGLSHSDPSVRARMREWIVQAMDITLALGATRLGGHWDALSVEVLADPERTREAMCRLYDTFRELCEVAAQKGLTALYNEQMYIPSETPWTIEQAFEYLVAVNGALKDAPRVPLYLTIDVGHQAGMHYGATGDDLDYVAWLRALAPVSEVVHLQQTTPDGSYHWPFTAERNQQGHIDMQKVLEAIEWGHRHWKENRLYGIVPPVQQHFLILEVIPGSTVTEERLLRELKESAQYLRQFVPEGGLTFTVEV
- a CDS encoding aspartyl protease family protein, with the translated sequence MGEIYLELTVANIHDRERQQEIAFLVDTGATRAWIPKEIADRLGIQPIGTLALELADGSIKEFPYGFCLFDFGGETIAGNVIIGPPGSEPIVGTHVLQDFRLVIDMERHTVSRRRAMKAK
- a CDS encoding class II aldolase/adducin family protein, encoding MIKQTKQDILAQLIWMSHELGRPELDYAILGEGNVSARIDDETFLVKASGAELRTLDENGLVEVSLQRALALLDAEDISDASVKAGLVAAKVDPTATRHPSVETVLHALALTAGGATWVGHTHPTAVNAVLCSQAAESAYAGRLFPDEIVVCGPAPVFVPYTDPGVPLARCVREKIQAYMEEWGQPPKVILMQNHGLIALGSSPQEVLNITAMAVKVARVLLGTYALGGPRFLTEQQVTRIHTRPDEALRRRMLGLK
- the rhaI gene encoding L-rhamnose isomerase encodes the protein MSTDSLKAYPFLAQQLTDRGVDVEAVKTALKAQRVETPSWGYGDSGTRFKVFAWPGAARNLREKLADAAHVHRLTGICPTVAIHIPWDKVDDWEEVTAYAHSLGVRIGAVNPNVFQDNAYKLGSICNPDREVRRQAIEHILECIEIGKKVGSTVLSLWFADGTNYPGQDSIRARKDRMEEALAEVYAALPSNMRMLIEYKFFEPAFYHTDLADWGTAYMMALKLGPQAQVLVDTGHHAPGTNIEHIVALLLDEARLGGFHFNARKYADDDLIVGTINPFELFLIFNELVAAAQDSDPAVAACARNVAYMIDQSHNIESKLEAMILSVVNVQTAYAKALLVDRQALAQAQMAGDVLGAHEVLMQAYETDVRPLLAQVRVEMGLEPDPIAAHRASQYEQKIAQERGQGSGSASGYPGA